The following proteins are encoded in a genomic region of Vigna radiata var. radiata cultivar VC1973A unplaced genomic scaffold, Vradiata_ver6 scaffold_7, whole genome shotgun sequence:
- the LOC106753842 gene encoding glycerol-3-phosphate dehydrogenase [NAD(+)], with the protein MYKVTVIGSGNWGSVAAKLIASNTVRLDSFHDEVRMWVFEEKLPNGEKLTDVINKTNENVKYLPGIKLGKNVVADPDLVNAVKDANMLVFVTPHQFVEGICKRLAGKIRADAEGISLIKGMEVKKEGPSMISNLITKQLGINCSVLMGANIANEIAMEKFSEATVGYNQNKSAADRWVQLFCTPYFNVTAVQDVEGVELCGTLKNAVAIAAGFVDGLEMGNNTKAAIMRIGLKEMMTFSKMCFPSVKDSTFFESCGVADLITTCMGGRNRKVADAYARNGGKRSFDELEAEMLQGQKLQGVLTAKEVHEVLSNRGWLHIFPLFSAVHAISTGRLPPSAIVKINEENLRHVQIVSSL; encoded by the exons ATGTATAAAGTCACTGTTATTGGTAGCGGTAATTGGGGCAGTGTTGCGGCAAAGCTTATCGCCTCCAACACCGTGAGACTTGATTCTTTCCatg ATGAAGTGAGAATGTGGGTATTCGAGGAAAAATTACCAAACGGGGAGAAGCTCACAGATGTTATCAACAAAACCAAT GAGAATGTTAAGTATCTCCCTGGGATTAAGCTTGGTAAAAATGTTGTTGCAGATCCAGACCTTGTAAATGCAG TTAAGGATGCCAACATGCTGGTGTTTGTAACCCCACATCAATTCGTGGAAGGAATATGCAAGAGGCTTGCAGGGAAAATAAGGGCAGATGCAGAGGGAATTTCTCTTATCAAAGGGATGGAGGTCAAGAAAGAAGGGCCAAGCATGATCTCAAATCTCATTACCAAACAACTAGGAATTAATTGTTCAGTTTTAATGGGGGCCAACATAGCAAATGAG ATAGCAATGGAGAAATTTAGTGAAGCAACAGTTGGATATAATCAAAACAAATCAGCAGCAGATAGATGGGTTCAGTTGTTTTGCACTCCTTATTTCAATGTCACAGCT GTCCAGGATGTTGAAGGCGTCGAGCTCTGTGGAACTCTGAAAAATGCTGTGGCCATAGCTGCAG GTTTTGTTGATGGCTTGGAGATGGGGAATAACACAAAA GCTGCAATAATGAGAATTGGCCTAAAAGAGATGATGACATTTTCAAAGATGTGTTTTCCATCTGTTAAGGATAGTACCTTTTTTGAGAGCTGTGGTGTAGCTGATCTTATCACAACATGCA TGGGAGGGAGAAATAGGAAAGTTGCCGATGCTTATGCCAGAAATGGAGGGAAGAG GTCTTTTGATGAGCTTGAAGCAGAGATGCTTCAAGGCCAGAAATTGCAG GGTGTCTTAACTGCAAAAGAGGTGCATGAGGTTCTAAGTAATCGCGGATGGCTACACATTTTTCCTCTCTTCTCAGCAGTGCATGCAATCAGCACAGGTCGTCTTCCACCATCAGCCATAGTTAAAATCAATGAAGAAAATCTCAG GCATGTACAAATAGTAAGCTCGCTTTAG